From Natronorubrum halophilum, a single genomic window includes:
- a CDS encoding SHOCT domain-containing protein: MATDDSLVRTLLIIIAAILLLPFLMMALAMPMMGVWGGDHMWNGGMWDGTGATWVWLLMLIIPLLVLLGLGYLLYSAVRHSGEQRTDPALEELRTAYARGDLTDEEFEERRERLRREK, from the coding sequence ATGGCAACCGACGATTCTCTGGTTCGGACGCTGCTAATCATTATCGCCGCGATCCTTCTCCTACCGTTTCTCATGATGGCTCTCGCGATGCCCATGATGGGAGTCTGGGGTGGGGACCACATGTGGAACGGCGGGATGTGGGACGGCACCGGAGCCACGTGGGTGTGGCTTCTCATGTTGATTATTCCGTTGTTGGTGCTCCTCGGTCTCGGATATCTCCTGTACAGTGCGGTTCGGCACTCGGGCGAGCAACGGACGGACCCTGCACTCGAGGAACTGAGAACCGCCTACGCTCGCGGTGACCTCACCGACGAGGAGTTCGAAGAGCGCCGCGAACGCTTGCGACGGGAGAAGTAG
- a CDS encoding potassium channel family protein: MNVVYLALGVALLATTVIDIVWTTLWVEGGAGPLTSRLMAWTWRTLRRIGGQNPRLLSLSGPLLFVLTLTIWIVLLWGGWTLVFASAENVLIDTLNRESVSWSDRFYFTGYTVFTLGIGDFVPKTGRWQVVTILATGSGLLFVTLIVTYALSVLEAVTQKRAFASTVSAFGTHSEELVRTSWTGEEFRGLEVPLNTVATQLATLTENHKAYPILHYFHSARPDRSPIVETVVLDEALTLLRFGVPKRQRPNEITVRNARTSIENYLETLHEGFVEPADSQPPPPNLRHLREVGIPTMSDDEFETELDELDTRRRILYGLVESDAREWPSRETD, from the coding sequence ATGAACGTCGTTTATCTCGCGCTCGGTGTCGCCCTTCTCGCTACCACTGTCATCGATATCGTCTGGACGACGCTCTGGGTCGAAGGGGGGGCCGGTCCGCTCACGTCTCGGCTGATGGCGTGGACGTGGCGCACGCTACGACGAATAGGCGGTCAGAACCCCAGACTGCTCAGCCTGTCCGGACCGTTACTCTTTGTGCTGACCCTCACGATATGGATCGTGCTGCTCTGGGGTGGTTGGACGCTCGTCTTCGCTAGTGCCGAGAACGTCCTCATTGATACGCTCAACCGAGAGTCCGTCTCGTGGTCCGACCGATTCTATTTCACCGGCTATACGGTATTCACGTTAGGTATCGGAGATTTCGTTCCCAAAACAGGACGCTGGCAGGTCGTCACGATACTCGCGACTGGGAGCGGATTGCTCTTTGTCACCCTGATCGTCACCTACGCGCTTTCTGTCCTCGAGGCGGTCACCCAGAAACGCGCGTTCGCCAGCACCGTGAGCGCGTTCGGGACCCACAGTGAGGAACTCGTTCGAACGAGTTGGACCGGCGAGGAATTTCGAGGACTCGAGGTACCGCTGAATACCGTCGCGACGCAGCTCGCGACCCTCACCGAGAATCACAAGGCCTACCCGATCCTTCACTACTTTCACAGCGCCCGGCCGGATCGATCGCCGATCGTCGAAACCGTCGTCCTCGACGAGGCGTTGACGCTGCTCCGGTTCGGCGTTCCGAAACGACAGCGGCCGAACGAGATCACGGTTCGAAACGCCCGCACGAGCATCGAGAACTATCTCGAGACGCTCCACGAAGGGTTCGTCGAACCCGCGGACAGCCAACCACCCCCGCCGAATCTTCGCCACCTCCGTGAGGTGGGTATCCCGACCATGTCGGACGACGAATTCGAGACTGAACTCGACGAACTGGACACACGACGGCGAATACTGTACGGGTTAGTCGAATCCGATGCTCGAGAATGGCCGTCGAGGGAAACCGACTGA
- a CDS encoding universal stress protein: MIAICATDLSAASEATIESETCLECLGRIGVDEIHLVTVIPSNVHAGMPGIDFAERRERALDRYRSVIEDAGFDVEAHVVRGTPHRRINGIAEAVGASLTVVGSRGQSPLENRIIGSTARNLARTTVVPLLVNRIERGADEPAVVREHLFRRMLYATDFSENAERAFEAFSYLRHATWEATLIHVETPKDPELPEDADSEARLAELATQLEEWGIETQTEIRQGDPADEILVAEDEYEPTTILVGSRGHSRLRRLLLGSVSEDIVARADGNVMLVPPDRTA, translated from the coding sequence ATGATTGCGATCTGTGCGACCGATCTCTCGGCTGCCAGCGAGGCAACGATCGAGAGCGAGACCTGTCTCGAGTGCCTCGGCCGAATCGGTGTCGATGAGATCCACCTCGTGACAGTGATCCCGTCGAACGTCCACGCGGGGATGCCCGGTATCGACTTCGCAGAACGACGCGAGCGAGCGCTCGATCGCTATCGCAGCGTCATCGAAGACGCCGGCTTCGACGTCGAGGCACACGTCGTTCGCGGGACGCCCCATCGACGCATCAACGGGATCGCGGAGGCGGTCGGGGCGAGCCTGACGGTCGTCGGCTCGCGGGGGCAGAGTCCGCTCGAGAACCGCATCATCGGATCGACCGCGCGCAATCTCGCGCGGACGACGGTCGTGCCGCTGCTGGTCAACCGAATCGAACGCGGGGCGGATGAGCCGGCCGTCGTCCGCGAACACCTGTTCCGGCGGATGCTGTACGCGACGGACTTCTCGGAGAACGCCGAGCGGGCGTTCGAGGCGTTCTCGTACCTCCGTCACGCGACGTGGGAGGCCACGCTGATCCACGTCGAAACGCCGAAGGATCCGGAACTTCCGGAAGACGCCGACTCCGAAGCCCGACTGGCGGAACTGGCGACGCAACTCGAGGAGTGGGGAATCGAGACACAAACCGAAATTCGGCAAGGCGATCCCGCCGACGAGATCCTCGTCGCTGAGGACGAGTACGAACCGACGACGATCCTCGTCGGCTCGCGCGGTCACAGCAGGCTCCGCAGGCTCTTGCTCGGGAGCGTCTCCGAAGATATCGTCGCGCGGGCGGACGGCAACGTTATGCTCGTTCCGCCGGATCGAACGGCGTAA
- a CDS encoding DUF7512 family protein → MIDLVAYSSAVQAGALVGAVLLEAIVLYVGYGALERVARPVIEKITHA, encoded by the coding sequence ATGATCGACCTCGTAGCGTATTCATCAGCAGTACAGGCAGGCGCGCTCGTCGGCGCCGTCCTCCTCGAAGCGATCGTCCTCTACGTGGGATACGGGGCGCTCGAGCGAGTCGCAAGACCAGTCATCGAGAAAATTACACACGCGTAG
- a CDS encoding sulfite exporter TauE/SafE family protein has translation MELFGIALMTLALFVSFGFMVGVLFGFFGMGGSFLVTPALLVMGYPARVAVGSGMAFVFGTAMIATLKHRDLGQVDYKLGGLMIVGTTSGIEVGSRIVYYLEELGLASGAIGITYVVLLGAVGLFVTQNALANDGGDDSDDSHPGSDEEIDPDAIPDVAKRIQSYRIPPMMTVAGGIQVSLWLILAVAFATGLLSGFLGVGGGFIKMPAMVYLIGVPVPIAVGTDLFEIIFSGGFGAFTYGLNGGVDLSIVAPLLAGSALGARIGSAATSIVDEDDIKIYFGLMLVGGSIAVAFRQAGDYLGMDVLNTVSFVLILLSAFMVSGAVIISTITTMRAQSNASKTPTE, from the coding sequence ATGGAGCTATTCGGAATCGCCCTGATGACGCTCGCACTGTTCGTGAGCTTCGGCTTCATGGTCGGGGTGCTGTTCGGCTTCTTCGGCATGGGCGGATCGTTCCTCGTCACGCCGGCGTTACTCGTGATGGGGTATCCCGCCAGAGTCGCTGTCGGGAGCGGCATGGCATTCGTCTTCGGGACGGCCATGATCGCGACGCTGAAACACCGCGATCTCGGTCAGGTCGACTACAAACTCGGTGGGTTGATGATCGTCGGGACGACAAGCGGCATCGAGGTGGGTAGTCGAATAGTGTACTATCTCGAGGAGCTGGGACTCGCTAGCGGTGCCATCGGCATCACGTACGTTGTCCTGTTGGGTGCGGTCGGGCTGTTCGTCACCCAAAATGCGCTTGCAAACGACGGTGGGGACGATTCGGATGACAGCCACCCCGGATCCGACGAGGAGATCGATCCAGACGCGATTCCGGACGTCGCGAAGCGAATCCAGTCCTACCGCATTCCACCGATGATGACGGTTGCTGGCGGGATTCAGGTCTCACTCTGGTTGATTCTGGCCGTCGCGTTCGCCACGGGTCTACTGTCGGGCTTTTTGGGTGTTGGTGGCGGTTTCATCAAGATGCCTGCGATGGTCTACCTCATCGGCGTCCCAGTTCCCATCGCAGTCGGAACCGACCTCTTCGAGATCATCTTCTCGGGCGGGTTCGGCGCGTTCACCTACGGGCTCAACGGCGGTGTCGATCTCTCAATCGTCGCACCGCTGCTTGCGGGGAGTGCACTGGGAGCTCGGATCGGCTCGGCCGCGACCAGCATTGTCGACGAAGATGACATCAAGATCTACTTCGGGCTGATGCTGGTCGGCGGTTCGATCGCTGTCGCGTTCCGGCAGGCTGGCGACTACCTCGGGATGGACGTACTGAATACGGTCAGTTTCGTACTGATCCTGCTCTCGGCGTTCATGGTCAGCGGGGCCGTGATCATCAGCACGATCACGACGATGCGAGCGCAGTCGAACGCGTCCAAGACGCCTACGGAGTAA
- a CDS encoding helix-turn-helix domain-containing protein, protein MANSMAEQLQQDMECEGLLECIHGLKQLDRDCFRVMVESEEALTIDEVADRVDRERSTAYRSIQRLLKSGFIQKEQINYEQGGYYHVYYPTDPTQIANDMQRKLNDWYAKMGQLIQEFEDKYEHADVDTEIPAQS, encoded by the coding sequence ATGGCTAATTCGATGGCAGAGCAACTACAGCAGGACATGGAGTGCGAAGGGCTGCTGGAGTGCATCCACGGCCTCAAGCAACTCGACAGGGATTGTTTCCGCGTGATGGTCGAGAGCGAGGAAGCACTGACGATCGACGAGGTCGCCGACCGGGTTGACCGCGAGCGCTCGACCGCGTACCGATCGATCCAGCGATTGCTCAAGAGCGGATTCATCCAGAAAGAGCAGATCAATTACGAGCAGGGCGGCTATTATCACGTCTACTACCCAACGGACCCGACCCAGATCGCAAACGACATGCAGCGAAAGCTGAACGACTGGTACGCGAAGATGGGGCAACTCATTCAGGAGTTCGAGGACAAGTACGAACACGCCGACGTCGACACCGAAATCCCCGCACAGAGCTAG
- a CDS encoding ZIP family metal transporter — translation MALAENLVIVFVAGLITALATGIGALPFFFVDDFSDRWNVGLWGIASGIMVTVSVFGLVDEGLAYASSGFPTLMVGGLLTGVVLVEVSDRILGSVDVGTSADRQGEDEHDREYEYDHEGAEPNETRANGAGYGRNGPPIEATVFAEGDLRKLVLILGILTIHSFPEGVAIGVSFAELGLDGGMSILGLSIPLLAVFITVAISIHNIPEGTAIAIPMRTMGLSKWRMVGAAIFSSLPQPIGAVIAFVFVSWAEAFLPFGFGFAAGAMVYLVVTEFIPEALETGADLPNRGRHELLVGFGAGVVAMLPVLFV, via the coding sequence ATGGCACTCGCGGAAAACCTCGTCATCGTGTTCGTCGCGGGATTGATCACCGCGCTAGCGACGGGAATCGGTGCGTTGCCGTTCTTCTTCGTCGATGACTTCAGCGACCGATGGAACGTTGGGTTGTGGGGAATCGCATCGGGGATCATGGTGACGGTGTCCGTGTTCGGCCTCGTCGACGAGGGGCTCGCGTACGCCTCGAGCGGGTTTCCGACGCTGATGGTCGGTGGGCTGCTCACGGGTGTCGTGCTGGTCGAAGTCTCCGACCGGATACTCGGCAGCGTCGATGTCGGCACCAGCGCGGATCGTCAAGGCGAAGACGAACACGACCGCGAGTACGAATACGATCACGAGGGGGCCGAACCCAACGAGACACGAGCAAACGGCGCTGGTTACGGGCGCAATGGTCCGCCGATCGAGGCGACGGTATTCGCCGAGGGAGACCTGAGGAAACTCGTCCTCATTCTCGGCATCCTCACGATCCACAGCTTCCCCGAGGGTGTGGCGATCGGCGTCTCGTTCGCCGAGCTGGGGCTGGACGGGGGCATGTCGATACTCGGGCTTTCGATCCCGCTACTCGCAGTGTTCATAACGGTCGCCATCTCGATCCACAACATTCCGGAAGGGACCGCCATCGCCATTCCGATGCGGACGATGGGACTGTCCAAGTGGCGGATGGTCGGAGCGGCGATCTTCTCGAGTCTACCCCAGCCCATTGGCGCGGTCATCGCGTTCGTGTTCGTCTCGTGGGCCGAGGCGTTCTTGCCCTTCGGCTTCGGATTCGCCGCCGGCGCGATGGTCTACCTGGTCGTGACGGAGTTCATCCCCGAAGCGCTGGAAACCGGCGCGGACTTGCCGAACCGCGGTCGCCACGAACTCCTCGTCGGATTCGGCGCAGGAGTCGTAGCGATGTTGCCCGTCCTGTTCGTCTGA
- a CDS encoding DUF211 domain-containing protein, with product MTAAIRRLILDVMKPQEPDILEFAGTAADCAGVAGVNAVLVETDREVQNLKLTIEGEGIDVSALEEAISDLGGTVHSIDQVVCGERLVEQIGTPQDR from the coding sequence ATGACTGCCGCAATCAGACGACTCATCCTCGACGTCATGAAGCCGCAGGAGCCGGATATCCTCGAGTTCGCCGGCACTGCGGCTGACTGTGCAGGCGTCGCCGGCGTAAACGCAGTGCTGGTCGAGACCGATCGCGAGGTTCAGAACCTCAAGCTCACGATCGAAGGCGAAGGCATCGACGTGAGTGCCCTCGAGGAGGCCATCAGCGATCTCGGCGGAACGGTTCACTCGATCGATCAGGTCGTCTGCGGCGAGCGCCTCGTCGAACAGATCGGAACGCCCCAAGATCGGTGA
- a CDS encoding VIT1/CCC1 transporter family protein, whose translation MSDVPSLRDRLDTVRGLLEDEEVRSISRRYFISNGFDGTLTSIGVVVGAYLSGVADGPTVITIGLGAAVGLGTSGVWSVWEIERAEKQAELLALERAMLTDLDDTAIQQRRAGARKINAVASGIGPLIGVLLPLIPFLGQGVVVSMLEATLLAIAVGVCVLFTFGAYLGAISKQNWIVVAILNLFLPG comes from the coding sequence GTGAGCGACGTGCCTTCGCTTCGCGACCGCCTCGATACCGTTCGCGGTCTCCTCGAGGACGAGGAGGTCCGATCTATCTCGCGGCGGTACTTCATCTCCAACGGGTTCGATGGCACGCTGACGAGCATCGGCGTCGTCGTCGGTGCCTACCTTTCGGGGGTTGCCGACGGCCCCACCGTGATCACGATCGGTCTCGGCGCCGCTGTCGGCCTGGGAACGTCCGGCGTCTGGAGCGTCTGGGAGATCGAACGCGCCGAGAAACAGGCCGAACTACTGGCACTCGAGCGAGCGATGCTGACCGACCTCGATGACACGGCGATCCAGCAACGGCGAGCAGGCGCTCGCAAGATCAATGCGGTCGCGAGCGGAATCGGACCACTCATCGGCGTTCTCCTGCCACTGATACCGTTTCTCGGACAGGGCGTCGTCGTCTCCATGCTCGAGGCGACGCTGCTCGCCATCGCCGTCGGTGTCTGCGTGTTGTTCACGTTCGGCGCGTATCTGGGTGCGATTTCGAAACAGAACTGGATCGTCGTCGCGATTCTGAACCTGTTCTTGCCCGGGTGA